A single window of Carassius auratus strain Wakin chromosome 9, ASM336829v1, whole genome shotgun sequence DNA harbors:
- the fancb gene encoding Fanconi anemia group B protein translates to MAEERCVKMLASKGEVLAFQCKSFSSKPRDRGKGSEVSFYSLCFTRDSHSFSVSNRNSSLIHKDSSAETDVVYCCSALDVQQRQKVPCVLLRVCKKRTSAFKYMLYSVCTSTDVKLHAEFVLPYEMRDNISILLGPTLIWSHENSVFYASSQTSGVKEVPVQIKVNFIGELPLRQRKLVIQGAQHVTSDQPKVENILYFIEDGRSLDSACLVPDAYSCVIQCMLVLSAEEVDGGLRSAVLAATSMKQLVRFENGLPLDVCVLPYERPLSIQMIHTLRNDALVVVTFVEGNVCAVWKDTFQMAGCWTGVRLLLVDDFMGCGTDQMLLVFESSSAEPLSSFLLTDLCAVTYSCGQSDGEELNTSDTAQENHLLMVQALESRLQSGLSVLEDLQSDVEVKDRLLQQSLVALTDLVSGREHAISSPEQEGLVSLWDEDDDDDGAGDEDDDGMQTDCAEAPLKMHRVWQRVIGQSLIVGVVLTSTNNTSVMDISASIVLDSHQIGSAPVLNTKTVILPYPVAHGPSPVKIRRSDCSADSGGSRLALVAVTDAAPLLTSGCVRCPIMLHYSSKESLRSAGEESARVSQHCGQISLDLKDISMGKLDPRLLQEHRLNTDEAREDLFSLLALLDVWFFQLECQGHTLVDVQGWLQDSLCFKRLEIDPRFTVDPSSLRLFRWEQNSPFQGVLSVYCRDELSLLHFLHSLCDFLPVSHDVQPLRRPRLCAGSLAQTLQMEIQTVTQEASSALRSDEGARKGEAESQTLHTLREEWLKERGRCIERLRPLVAETRYRRLIERMIHAQLDADEAALMTAPRL, encoded by the exons TTGCTTTCCAGTGCAAGAGTTTCAGCTCAAAACCCAGAGATCGTGGCAAAGGCTCGGAGGTTTCTTTCTACAGTCTGTGCTTCACCCGAGACTCACACAGCTTCTCTGTTAGCAATCGTAACTCGTCTCTGATCCACAAGGACAGCTCTGCAGAAACAGACGTCGTTTACTGTTGCTCCGCTCTGGATGTTCAGCAGAGACAAAAAGTGCCTTGTGTTTTACTGAGAGTGTGCAAGAAGAGGACGTCTGCTTTTAAATACATGCTTTACTCTGTATGCACATCCACAGATGTGAAGCTTCACGCTGAGTTCGTGTTGCCGTACGAGATGAgagataatatttcaatattgctCGGCCCCACGTTGATTTGGAGTCATGAAAACTCAGTTTTTTATGCATCCTCGCAAACCAGCGGAGTTAAAGAAGTGCCAGTCCAAATCAAGGTCAATTTTATTGGTGAACTTCCCCTTCGCCAGAGAAAACTAGTGATTCAAGGAGCACAGCATGTGACGAGTGATCAACCTAAAGTGGAAAACATACTGTATTTCATTGAAGACGGACGAAGCTTGGATTCTGCATGCCTTGTGCCTGATGCCTACAGCTGCGTGATCCAGTGCATGCTGGTTCTGTCGGCTGAAGAAGTCGACGGCGGATTGAGATCGGCTGTTTTGGCGGCCACAAGCATGAAACAGCTGGTTCGTTTTGAGAATGGACTTCCTCTGGATGTTTGTGTCCTTCCTTACGAGCGACCGCTGAGTATTCAGATGATCCACACGCTAAGAAACGACGCTCTCGTCGTCGTAACCTTCGTCGAGGGAAACGTCTGCGCTGTGTGGAAAGACACATTCCAG ATGGCGGGGTGTTGGACAGGAGTGCGTCTGCTGCTCGTCGATGACTTTATGGGATGCGGGACGGATCAGATGCTCTTAGTGTTTGAGAGTTCGTCAGCAGAACCGCTTAGCAGCTTTCTACTCACTGATCTGTGTGCCGTCACTTACTCT TGTGGCCAATCAGACGGTGAGGAGCTGAACACATCAGACACAGCGCAGGAGAATCACCTTCTTATGGTTCAAGCCTTAGAGTCCAGACTGCAG AGTGGCCTGAGCGTCCTTGAAGACCTTCAGAGTGACGTGGAGGTCAAAGACCGACTTCTACAGCAGTCATTAGTGGCTTTAACTGATCTGGTGTCGGGCAGAGAACATGCAATCTCCTCCCCAGAGCAG GAAGGGCTTGTTTCTCTGTGGGATgaagatgacgatgatgatggtgctggagatgaagatgatgatgggaTGCAGACTGATTGTGCTGAAGCTCCTCTGAAGATGCACAGAGTTTGGCAAAGAGTCATCGGACAGAGTTTAATCGTTGGTGTTGTTCTGACATCAACAAATAACAC GTCTGTAATGGATATTAGTGCATCGATTGTGTTGGATTCTCATCAAATTGGCTCAGCTCCTGTCCTGAACACTAAGACTGTGATCCTGCCCTATCCTGTCGCTCACGGCCCGTCGCCGGTGAAGATCAGACGCTCTGATTGTTCTGCTGACAGCGGCGGATCAAGACTCGCCCTGGTCGCTGTGACTGACGCGGCTCCTTTATTAACCTCGGGCTGCGTCAGATGTCCCATCATGCTCCATTACAGCTCCAAAGAATCACTCAGATCTGCTGGGGAAGAATCTGCTCGGGTTTCTCAACACTGCGGGCAGATCTCGCTGGATCTTAAAGATATTTCCATGGGAAAGTTGGATCCACGACTGTTACAGGAGCACAGACTCAACACAG ACGAGGCCAGAGAGGATCTCTTCAGCCTGCTGGCGCTGCTGGACGTGTGGTTTTTCCAGCTGGAGTGTCAGGGTCACACTCTGGTGGATGtgcagggctggttgcaggactcGCTGTGCTTCAAGAGACTTGAGATCGACCCACGCTTCACTGTAGACCCCTCGAGCCTCAGGCTCTTTCGCTGGGAGCAGAACTCACCGTTTCAGGGCGTCTTGAGCGTCTACTGCAG AGATGAGCTGAGTTTGCTGCACTTCCTGCACTCTCTGTGTGACTTCCTGCCCGTGTCACATGATGTGCAGCCGCTGAGGAGGCCGAGGCTCTGCGCTGGATCTCTGGCTCAGACTCTGCAGATGGAGATCCAGACCGTGACGCAGGAGGCATCTTCAGCACTGCGCTCTGATGAGGGAGCGAGGAAAGGAGAGGCGGAGTCACAGACGCTCCACACACTCAGGGAGGAGTGGCTTAAAGAGCGGGGGCGGTGCATTGAGAGGCTCCGCCCCCTGGTAGCTGAGACACGATACCGCAGACTGATAGAGCGCATGATTCATGCACAACTGGATGCTGATGAAGCCGCTCTGATGACAGCTCCTCGTCTGTAG